Genomic window (Allostreptomyces psammosilenae):
CCCCCGGCTCGGCCGCGGCTACCTGCTGCGCTCGCTCTACCTGCAGTCCGTGCTGGGCTGCTTCGGCATCGGGCGCTCCGCCCGCTCCAAGATCATGCCGATGCTGCTGCTCGCCATCATGGTGCTGCCGGCCGGCGTCATGGTCGCCGTGGCCGTCACCATCGGCCTCGACGACCTGCCCGTCGAGTACACCGCCTACCCGCAGATCATGCAGCTGGTGATCTCCGTCTTCGTCGCCTCCCAGGCACCCCAGCTGGTCTCCCGCGACCTGCGCTTCCGCACCATGTCGCTGTACTTCTCCCGGCCCCTGGAACGCGCCGACTACGTCCTCGCCAAGTACGCCGCCATGGCCACCGCCCTGCTCGTGCTGAACGGCCTGCCGCTGCTCGTCCTCTGGCTCGGCGCGCTCCTCGCGGAGCTCGACTTCGCCGACCAGACCACCGGCTTCCTCCAGGGCCTGGTCACCGTCGTGCTGCTCTCCCTGCTGCTCACCGGCCTCGCCCTGCTGATCGCCTCCGTCACCCCGCGCCGCGGTTTCGGCGTCGCCGCGATCATCGCCGTGCTGATGATCAGCTACGCCGGCGTCGGCATCGCCCAGGGCGCCGCAGAGGCCCTGGGCGCCACCAGCCTCACCGGCTGGATGGGCCTGTTCTCCCCCTTCACCCTGGTCGACGGCGTGGCGGTGTGGCTGTTCGACGCCAGCCCCACCTCGCTCGCCGGCCCCGACGGAGCGCTCGCCGGAGCCGTCTTCGGCCTGGTCACCCTGGCCGGCTGTGCGCTCGGCTACCTCCTGCTCCACGCGCGCTACCGGAGGGTCTCCATCTCATGACCACGATCAACGTCGCGCGGGTCTCCCGCTGGTTCGGCAACGTGGTGGCCGTCAACGACGTCTCGATGAGCGTCGGCCCCGGCATCACCGGCCTGCTCGGCCCCAACGGCGCCGGAAAGTCCACCCTCATCCACATGATGGCCGGCTTCCTCGGCCCCTCCAGCGGCACCCTCACCCTGGACGACGTGCCGGTGTGGCGCAACGAGCGCGTCTACTCCGCCATCGGCCTGGTGCCCGAGCGGGAGTCGATGTACGACTTCCTCACCGGCTGGCAGTTCGTGCTCGCCAACGCCGAACTCCACGGCCTGCCCGACCCCGGCGCCGCCGCCCGCCGCGCCATCGCCGCCGTGGAGATGGAGTACGCCCAGGAACGCGCCATCAGCACCTACTCCAAGGGCATGCGGCAGCGCGTCAAGATGGCCTCCGCGCTCGTCCACGACCCGGCCGTGCTGCTGCTCGACGAACCGTTCAACGGCATGGACCCCCGGCAGCGCATGCAGCTGATGGAACTGCTGCGCCGCATGGGCGCCGAGGGACGGACCGTGCTGTTCAGCTCGCACATCCTGGAGGAGGTCGAGCAGCTCGCCCACCACATCGAGGTGATCGTCGCCGGCCGGCACGCCGCCTCCGGCGACTTCCGCGAGATCCGCCGGCTGATGACCGACCGGCCCCACCTGTACACGCTGCGCTCCAGCGACGACCGGGCCCTGGCCGCCGCGCTGATCGCCGACGCCAGCACCGCCGGCCTGGAGGTCGACATCCGGGAGGGCGTGCTGCGGGTGCAGGCCGTGGACTTCGCCCGGTTCACCGAGCTGCTGCCCAAGGCCGCCCGGCGTGCCGGCATCCGGCTGTACGAGGTGTCGCCGACCGACGAGTCCCTGGAGAGCGTCTTCTCCTACCTGGTGGCGTCATGACCGGGCGCCCGAGGCGGACGAACACGCGTCACGAACGGTCGAAGAACTCTGAACGATGCGCGGGGTTGATGTCATGAGCAACACCTACGATCGGCCCGCGTCCGGGGCCACCCCGGCGCCGGCGCCCGCTCCGGCCCCGGCGGCGCTGACCGAACTGCCGCCCCGCCGGCCGGTCCAGCTGTTCCACCCCACCGTGGCCCGGCTGACCTGGCGCGGCATCCTCGGCCGCCGCCGCGGCGCGCTGCTGTTCGTGCTGCCGGTGGTGCTCCTCGGCCTGGCCACCGTCATCCGGCTCGCCGCCGGCGTGGACCACAGCCTCACCAACAGCCTGCTGGGCTCCTTCGCCCTGGCCACCATCGTGCCGCTGCTCTCCCTGCTCGCCGGCACCGGGGCGATCGGCACCGAGATCGACGACGGCTCCATCGTCTACCTGCTGGCCAAGCCGGTGCGGCGGCCGACCGTCGTGCTCACCAAGCTGTGGGTGTCCATCGCCTGCACCACCCTCTTCGGCGCCCTGCCGATCACCGTGGCCGGCCTGATCATGTCCGGCGCGGAACGCGGCCTCGCCATCGGCTACGGCGTCGGGGCGTTCGCCGCCGGCGTCACCTACAGCGCGGTGTTCCTGCTGCTGGGCGTGGTCTCCCGCAACGCGGTGGTGATCGGCCTGCTCTACGCGCTGGTGTGGGAGTCGCTGGTCGGCAGCCTGGTGGACGGCGCCAAGACGCTCAGCGTCCAGCAGTGGGGCCTCAGCGTGGCCGCCGACCTGGCCGACCCGGGCGCGATCGGGGCGGACGTCTCCATCAACACCGCCATCATCCTGCTGCTGGTGGTCACCGGCGCTGCCACCTGGTTCGCCGCGCACCGGCTGCGGTCGATCAGCCTCACCGGGGAGGAGTGAGCCGGCGGGCGACGGGCGCGTCGCCGTCGGCAGCCCGGCGGGCGAGGGGCCCGGCGACACGGAGGTGATCCGCGAGGATCCGCCTCCATGCCGCCGGGCCCTCGCCCGTGCGCCGGGTGCGCGTGCGCCGGGTGCGCGTGCGCCGGGTGCGCGTGTACCGGGTGCCCGTGTACCGGGGGCGCGTGTACCGGGGCGTGGCCCGCCCCTCAGCCCGGCACGACCTCGGCGCGGACGAAGCGGCTCCGCCCCGCGCCCAGCCCCACCACGGCCTCGGCCACCGCGAGCAGCGCCAG
Coding sequences:
- a CDS encoding ABC transporter permease subunit, with translation MPTRDTAPGPGPHGPALPGQATSPAQAHAGAPAQTGAPAQTPSGVIHDIGYRHYEGPRLGRGYLLRSLYLQSVLGCFGIGRSARSKIMPMLLLAIMVLPAGVMVAVAVTIGLDDLPVEYTAYPQIMQLVISVFVASQAPQLVSRDLRFRTMSLYFSRPLERADYVLAKYAAMATALLVLNGLPLLVLWLGALLAELDFADQTTGFLQGLVTVVLLSLLLTGLALLIASVTPRRGFGVAAIIAVLMISYAGVGIAQGAAEALGATSLTGWMGLFSPFTLVDGVAVWLFDASPTSLAGPDGALAGAVFGLVTLAGCALGYLLLHARYRRVSIS
- a CDS encoding ABC transporter ATP-binding protein, translated to MTTINVARVSRWFGNVVAVNDVSMSVGPGITGLLGPNGAGKSTLIHMMAGFLGPSSGTLTLDDVPVWRNERVYSAIGLVPERESMYDFLTGWQFVLANAELHGLPDPGAAARRAIAAVEMEYAQERAISTYSKGMRQRVKMASALVHDPAVLLLDEPFNGMDPRQRMQLMELLRRMGAEGRTVLFSSHILEEVEQLAHHIEVIVAGRHAASGDFREIRRLMTDRPHLYTLRSSDDRALAAALIADASTAGLEVDIREGVLRVQAVDFARFTELLPKAARRAGIRLYEVSPTDESLESVFSYLVAS
- a CDS encoding ABC transporter permease is translated as MFHPTVARLTWRGILGRRRGALLFVLPVVLLGLATVIRLAAGVDHSLTNSLLGSFALATIVPLLSLLAGTGAIGTEIDDGSIVYLLAKPVRRPTVVLTKLWVSIACTTLFGALPITVAGLIMSGAERGLAIGYGVGAFAAGVTYSAVFLLLGVVSRNAVVIGLLYALVWESLVGSLVDGAKTLSVQQWGLSVAADLADPGAIGADVSINTAIILLLVVTGAATWFAAHRLRSISLTGEE